AACTCCACTTGCGGTATTGTTGACAACCATTTGGCTGACCGCTGACCGGAATTCACGCAATGACCCGATGAGCCAATTCTTGCCGAAAGGAGGCGTGATTATcatgatttattatttgtctAAAGGTCTAACAGAGAAAAGAACGAAATTGTACCGTTTTTTGATAATTTAAGCGGTCAAGCCTTCTATCACGCGATTACAGTCCATCTGTGAGATTCGTTAACCAATTTACATCCTTTCAGATTTGTGTTTTTGATACATTGGCAATCAGAGACTCGGTTGTGGAATACGACGGTCTTTTGAAAAAACATATTTACCTGGATAACAAGTCTTTTTATTGGAATGGAGGGCAAATCCTGGGGGACAAGCACAGCGATAAGTTGCTCGGGAATTGATACAGATATGGGAACAACCTGCATTGTTGCTGCTACATTCATTTTGATCTGCTGATGAGAAAGGGAAAAGAACATGAATGCAGTAGACGCCATCTTGACAGACACGTTTTCGTCTACCATGCAAGTAAGTACCAAATAGATCTCTTTAACTTCGTTATTTGTACTTATTCCTCGTTCAGGCCCTGTGATACTTTCCGAGAAGAGGtcttttgtcattttctttctaGTCAGCTTGCAAATATTAATTTGTGATTGAGTCAGTTTCGTGGAATGTGATCACACGACCTACATTAGGAAAATGCAAGACGAAGCTTAAGGGATCTGTCCTAACTattataaaaaaatcaaaggcaGTGTCAAAATTATGTGTTATAGTGAGCAACAAATTGAACAAATTTGGAAAATATGAGAAAATGGTCGATTCGCTGCGCTGGAGGACCATCTGCTTTGTATCAGTGTACTCGTTTTTAGACAACGACAGCGTGAGTTAATAAATATCACATATGGTAAGTACGATTTTAATGATTTAACCCGGCTTAGTAGCGCCGGTGGAACCTTTTGAGCGGACTAATAACCTCAATGAACTTTTTGTGGTGCTCCGAGTGTCAAAAGCTATCATGTGTCGGATTGGCGAGCTCTTGCGCAAAACAGGCTGATGCCTGTGGTGTGGGATAACAATAAAGAGACACCACTACTGTTCAGCAGGCTGAAAACCAGTCGTTTATTTGCGCACACCGACCCACCATGTCCATTTTAACCCCTTTGATAGTAAAAATTCTTTCTCAGTCCTCAACTACCAtttgtttcaagaaatttaaGATGGCAACAAAACATTCAAGATAGATGTTGAACAgcttgctcttttttttaagttttctctctcatacatatacatatatacatggAAAGTCAATCGAGCCTTTTGAAAGTCTCAAATTTTGCGCTCTTAACTAGTCCATTCTTCGATGAATTCTTAAACAAAACAGTTGAACAGAATGTGAAGTAAGACGACATAACGATGTTGAGCAAACcgcaaaacaataatttcgaGATTGATTTCAGATAATTGATAGTCTTTGTTGGAAAGGAGCTTGTGAACTTGGGAAACTGTATATTCTTAAAATCCTTTcgatttttgttcatttgatCAGAAATAGACCCATTCAGCTAATTGTTCTACCCAATAGACCAATTCCGCTAattcaatgttgtacccaattcaaatcttttgggataaaacgttttgttccaagtatttccatatcatttaaatgtaaaTGCTGTATTAGCATGCACatgaaacacacaaagaaccTTAATCCCGAGACatctgaattgggtacaacattgagttagccgaatcgGTCTATTCAAATCTCCTGGGCTCAAGTGTATTGTATTTGCATTATCACGCAACCTTCATATTTgaatgatatggaaataccaggaacaaaacgttttattcccgaAGGGTTGGAATTGGATACGACACTGAGTAAGCCGAATATGTCTATGAAACCTGCAAACCTGAAGTACCCTTGTCCTTCAGTCGAATATTTGTGCGCTAATagacagacaaagaaaaaaataaaaggaacgGAAATGACAAAGGCCGTTATTTCTAACGACCACTTCCCGTAACAAAATCTGTTAGTGGTTATTCTAATTAAATTCTGTATTCGTCACTTAATTGCAAAGGTAATTTATGATCACTTATCTTGTGTGATGAGGCGGCtttcttcaacaaaaaaattaaaaaaaaattaattcgaagCCGTCGCCTTCACCTCTTGAAGCGTGAAATGGCAAAGAGAATCTTTCGATATTTTTTAATATGGGAATTTGGCGACAGAGAAAGACGATGGGAAAGAAAGTGGAATTTCTTACCTAAGTACGCCGTACGCTATGATTGACTGGTTAAAATGTGAGCTATGATTGGCTGGTTTAACGGACCAGTTAACttcattgtgttttttttttacgttttaTATGTTTACAGATAGATGCGACTTTCTACCATCATTTTCTCGAGGCCCACCGTAAgctctttttcatttcaaatggTACGTTAAACTGAGAAAAACATGGCATGAAACGCGCACGCCAAGGATATATTAATTTACATCCTTCGCTAGTAGGAACTTGTAAGAAGAATATATTACCACTTATCGATGTCCAATTACTGGTCGATAAAATTATGCCATATTCGTGATACTGCAATTCAATTCATTGTTCTCGCGTGCTTTAGACCGTTTTTTCCTAATTAACTGTGTTAAGATTGATGTTTTTATAGTGCTCCCTGAAGCTTTGGTTTCGTCTCTGTTCGTGTCCTTCACATGTATTCCTTCATCAAGAGGCCTAATCACTTATTGCCTTAGATCCCCCTCCCTTGCTTCACATACCACTGTCACACAAATTTGACGTCAACTGGGGTACTATTTAATTTTCGTGCATCACCGAATGTTCGAGTTTTGTATGTGCTACTGATTTTCGAGTTCTAACTGAATCCTTCAGTTTTTTATCTGTTAATGAATATATAATAATGAACTTAGGTATACTATATACACAATTTCTTATATTGTTATCCAACTGCACCTCgtagagtacaaataacgcCTAAAACGAGTACAAATATCAAGCGGTATATTTGTACTCCAGAGGACCGGTTTGACAGGTTTTCTCGCAAAAGCGCAATCGACGAATAGGATTgaaattaggaaaaaaaagatgttttttttgtcaaaaccAACTTCTTTTCTGccttttttcttgacagaaatcttaaaGTGAACAACTTGAATTGATGTGTAATTTGGACGATCGaacgacaatttttttgccgttgtgaaaagtgaaataattagcaaatagattccatgttgccgtgctcCTCTTctgtaatagatcacagatgtgGTAAGAAACGAGGCGCAgcagtgtgtcactgatgttcttaccacattttgacgtcctctgtggtctgttactgaacagacgcacggcaacttggaatctatttgttttatataataaagaagaaaaatatacggaaaaaagccttttatttcaaatttcgccactttgacagacactaAAATAGCACTTTGACGTAATCTattgtctatacaaaatgaagcgaactgattggttgctatgcttagcaaagacttgtgattggttcaaagaatCCCTTAactgtcaaacttgaatcgagtGCTGTCGtaatctatgcgtctgtcctccaatagatcatgagggagaaccaatcagaatgcgtgCATAACTGagcttattatataaactgCGCTAGTAACCGCTTCGTCCCACTGTTGAGAAATcagttagctggagttcccgCCCCAATTCCGTTCCGCTTCGAATACTTCCGTCACGCATTCCCTGTAAAATTCGCCCGCACAGACATAACAATTTGGTGTGCTAGATAACAAATCTCTCATTAGACGTTTGTTGTGCgtagtatcgctgagaatttttactcgttttttgtatatatatagatatatatatatatatatatatatatatatatatatatatatgttatatatatttaatcaTATTTGCCGCAATAACCCTTATTCAATGTATCTTCTGAACATAATacaattgaaaaaattaaggTGATTTGATCAAACAATCAGCAACATTTCATGCAAAATGGCTGTTCAACGATTGACAAGTCTTGAAGCAATTTATTCGTTTAAAAATAGGAATATATTTACCGACGCCAGACTGTCATTTAACAGTTTTCAAGTCTACTTTAAATGTACCGTAAAAACCATGAGAACACGATATCTAAAAGCGAGGATCAaaagtgttttgtttattCATAATCACGGAGACTGTCCAAGAAGATATCGAAGATGCACCTGAATCAAGGTTTATTTTTACGAGGTGATCTTTCCTTATAGTCCTGGGTGTGTTCTGCGCAATTCCATGCTTTGTATCGCATAGGCCAATGATTACATTGGAGGTTGCTAATAACCAACGTTTGTTTTATTAAGGGTGTAGGCACTTTAACTTATAATTACTTCTTTTggcatttcatttattttgtagaAATCCTAAGAGTACTCTTATTTGGTTGGTAAATGTCAGCTTAAACTGTACTATCACATAGAAGAGTATAGAAGGATTTCCAGAGTACTCTATCCCTTTGAATTAATGTTGTGGATTTATTTCCGCTTTAAACAATACTAATAACTAAGCTGGTGGATAAACTGTGAGTTAAGCACTGTGTTTGGCTAAAATGCAAATTGACTCTATTATTACTTCTAAGAGAACATGGTTGTCATACGCTTTGAAGCTATTGATATGAGACCGGACTTGTTAATATTATCAGCAGTGTTGAGTTCAGTTGGAAGAGGATTGGTTGTTTAAAGCCGCTACCCATTCATTGTAATACTGGATACAGTTTACAAACTGACCCTACATCTGTATGCATGCTGTTGTATTTGATTAACAACAGTTGAGCTTGTTCCTGGTTTTACTTCCCATCTTCTTGGCTTATTTCGTTTTTGGCAAAGGTGCTGCCTCAACAAAAGAGTCATTACCTCTACATCTTCTTCCATCAGCTGCTTGTTTATAGCCTCTCCTGCACATACAGTAATAGCCTCCATCCGTGTTTATGCATTTGTGATCACAGCGGCCATTTGCTATCCTGCACTCATCGATGTCTTGAAGCGAAAGCGCAAAAATAACATTAAGAATTAGGCAAAATCTAAACAACCTTAACCCCAAGTGCGTTGCCGATCTGAATTTAGATAACGCTTAAAGTGAGAGCTCATCTTACCCACCTTCACATCGCGTCGATTCTTTGCGTCCCCTATTAGCATATCCGTCAGGACAATCACAAGCATAACTGCCAACAGTGTTTCTGCACAGGCTGGGAAACGTACAAACAGCACGCTTGCATTCATTTTCATCTACGAGGGAATACAGTCATTAACTGAGTTTGAAAGAAAGTAGGAAACCAGATATCTAtcgaaaattgttttgttcttaCGCATGCTGGTGGTTGACGAGGCGTGAAAGGGAGAAACCCCTAACTTATATTGTGCACTATTGTAGTAAATAATAAATCTGTGAGACATTTACTTTAGTGAGTGTGTAAAAACTTAAATTCTTTTCACCGTTGAAAAAACAGGCCGAgaactgtttcttttttatcctTCGCATAGAGCTAAGTTAGAATTTGTGGAAGGTCGAGTAAATGTGTTTCACAGCAGTTTAATTGAGTTGAGTTTTGGAACCATACAATAGTTCCCATAACCCTCTCTTACAAGCGAAGGAAAAGGTCCTGGGGAGGAATAACGCAACTTACCTATTGAAGTATATGATATGTAGAATCCTCTGCCGCTTGTGGTGTTGTCGGAATGAAATCGTATCCAGACAGAGTTAAGCGGTGTTATGATCCCATGAGGCCTGACGTTACCACAGTAAATGAGTGGATTGCGAAATTGTTTTGTAGTGGAGAGCATAACATGATCCTTGGAACACCCTGGTGATTTTTCGATATCAAATTGGCGTCGAAAACGGACTTTGATCCGGAATCCTCGAGGTACCTGTAGATGCCATGTACAGCGCATCTCCTTGCCATACCCATGAGGATAGTTTGGAGAGCGGATTGTGCCTGAAGTCCGAGTCAAATGAATTGCCTTCTTGTCGCATCTTAGTAGCAGAGTTGAATTCACTGTCGCTGAAGGTCTTTGCTTCGTGTCGAGGACTAAGAAATTAGAGCAAATAGTCTCAACACGGCATCTTTGAGGAGTAATTCTTTAGAATAGTACTGCAATTTTTATCTGAGATTATAGCTGTTACAAAGGCCCATGATTAAAAGAGATATAGATAAGATACAGAGTCGCCTGTGAATGACTGCTTCTAAGTTACCCTGAGCTCTATTCCGTGTGGCAACAATCGTTGAATTGTGAATCGAGGAGATAGAACATGGATGAAGTTACGTCTGGAAAAAACGTTCTCGTCTATTTTTAAGGCTCTTAGAGGGCACTCAAATCTGGTCCATTGGAAATagtcaaaatatttcattcacTGAAAAACTTAACTTAATCATTAAAGTACTTAAGGATTTGACGAGACGATTGTGCGATGTACTAATATTGCAAAATCCACTTAGAGCGCCCGAGCGCAAGATAAACTCCGTTTGGAGAAAGCCCTGGGGTTAATCGATTTAACTTGAGCAAGTGTCCTGGCAAGGGATTTGAAGATCGTATGACAAAGAATGTATACAGACGAATCTAGTAAAGTTCCCTCCGAAAAGCTGTCGCATACCATTTGGAAGAAAAGATAAATCTCTACATCTCCAGgggaaatcaaaataaatataagTCGACACTACGATAGCATCACATTAATAAAAGGCAATTGTACACAGTCGTGCGCATGTTTCCTTCAAGGCCCTGCTTTGTCTGTTCAACATCTATTATGTACTTTTTTAAGAGTTTTCTGTGCCGCTCACTTAATAGGAAATCAACGCCGAGTGGGTTGAGCCAGTCTGGAAATCTTTATTTAAGCTATTTTTTCTGGAACCTCCAAGAGTTAATGAATCATCATTATTCAGTCCTTCCTGAAAGACAACCAACTGTGAATCTGTACTCATACATTATTTTCTAAGAGGTGGTCCGCCTTTCTAATTGCTTCCATTGATAAGAACAGTAAGTCGGGCGGATTAACCACTTTTCGCGTAAACCAGTTTCTTGACATGCTTCTTTAGTTCAACTGAAATTGGCTTTCGGAAACTTTTGATTTGCTGCTGCCTAAGAAGCTAAGCCATTTCGGCTCAGCAACCGGCGGATACTTTTACAGCTTTCGAGTGTCGGCGTGTTATGCATTATGGACACAACGGTACCCATGAGGAGACGctccttttttgtttgattcAGTTCTATTTTCTGACTACTAAATCTTTAAAGCTAATGTTGCTCACATCGTGGGTGGCTCTTCGTGAAAGCTTTTACACCTCGCAAAGGATGTAATGAATCCGAAATTcttattatcattttcttttttaggaaTTGCACTCATTGCAAACATCCCAATGATTGAACATTTCTGACCTTTATTGAGATATTTGGCGAGCATCGATGACTCATATTTTCTTGTCTGTTCCCTTGGAATTTTAAGACCCCCGCGACAGTTCTCTTTGAACAAAAGTAGCCTCATCGGATTTCTGAATAAAGAATTGAATCAGCAAAAAAAGCAGTTTCCCACGACCTTAAAAGGTTTGTAGGATGTTCCAAAAATACCTCAGTCCCTTATcatgaccaaaaaaaaaagaaaggtaatCAGGCActgtcatttaatttttcagcgaataaaaaggctaaaaatcggatccaaaatttattttagaatAAGAGCGAAAACATTTAGCGAGGATTGGAGTGTCCACGTGAGCCACAGGCTAATGGCATCGCTTAAACCTTACCTCTTCGCGATTCCAGTTCAATGCTGAGAAGAgaatattgaaagaatttgGTTGCTTGGAATTGAAAGTACAATACGGCACTGAAAAGATGTGAGGTAAATAAAAACACCCTATGGTCCAAGTTCAAGCGCGCCGAATCTGTATTTCTCAGTGAAGATGAGGCCCTCGTGGCCCAGTTTTCCACAACAAGCTCTGTTTattcttaattttattctcttttctttttttttgttttgtttttttgttttttgtttttttgacaAAGCCGCATTGTAATCAGGGTGGCCTTTTAAAGGGCAAAATCACAGTATACTTTCAATAAGGATTAGTCGGCTTAATGAATGGATCAGCGAGCTTACATTTAACGTTTTAATAAAATGAGCCGTTGATGGACCTCTGTCTACTTGCTCGAAATAATCTTTACATTGCAAGGAGTCCTGATCAGCATAGCAGCTAACAAACACTTATGGTATTTAATCGAAACCACATTTTGCGTTGTTGCCTGATATAGTTTCAATGTATGTAAAAATGATGCTTCTGAAAAAGATGAGACAAATTCGATATCCCGATAAGATGGAATAACGACTTACTGACACCGCGGAAAAGGTTCAATTTTCACCTAAGTCAACAGGGGTAACAGAGCCGACAAACCGTGTTATCAAGATTTACAGATAAAATTTTCCaagatttaaaaagaaaaacacagtACAAAGACGATAAAAAGACAGCAGGGAactataaaaagaaaaactcctGAATAAACATTCTGGTTCGAAGAAGAGTAATTTGACGTGTGAACatgtcaaggaaaacaaacgaaaataaCTCTTCGTGTCGCAAACAAAGTGACGAACTTGCTCATAAATCAAGTGATACGAGACTCGTCGACTTCAATGTTCTCACCTTCCTATGTGTTATAAGGACGCTGTTTTCCATTATCATTTTACGCGCACCTAATCGCCttagaaataaagaaattaaaactcGACATACTACTAAAtagatctaaaaaaaataaaaaaaagattgccTTGGCTTCGTTAAGGGATACTTAATCCAAAATCTCCCGTTTCTCTTTCATCGACGTCATTGGATCCTTTTCattgcaaattttaatttactttacTTTCAGGCTGAGATACTTATTAATTTTCATGCTTATTGAATCAATTTAAATTGGAGTTAAGCTGTTATCATGAGGATGCGTCTTACCTTCTTCTCCTCCAACTAGATTTGACTTCATCCCCTGACACTTCGACACTGACATAAGTCTGCAAAGAAAGGCTCGTTTTAATATATGCATCTAGTTATCAGTTCCAGAGTTGACGATTCTCCTTTTGCTAACACAAAGCGGTGCAATTACTGCTGACGGATAGTCTACTGTGCATTTGCTCAGGGAATATGCCACTTCTAAGCTCCGAGACGACACAGTATGGTTATGAAAATGCATAGTTTGACCTTAAAACTACTTAAAACCCTtgactaattttttttgtttccaaatgAGTAACTCTTACGTAAATCAAGCAGTAAGACTTTGTGTCAAATCTATTCCTAAGTATGGTATACTCAGTGAATACATTGCTTCACTTACGCTAGGGCTGCACAAAGATACGCAAACATGGCTGACTTGTTCATGGCTGATGTACGGATGCTCTGACGAAAACGTATATCGCATGTGCACTCCGGATTTAAGTGAACCAGGTTATGGCTTGAGAATTTCATAAATCATCCATGTAGACATTTGGCATTCCTTGGGATGGTTGCGTTTCCAGCCAATCATTAGAGACCATTGAAGCAAATATTCTTCCTTTTAAAACGatcagtaaaacaaaaaagcaataaataatGGCAAACGAACAACAGAATATAATGGGATAATCAATTGTAGCTATTAAGACAGATTATGATAGTACAGCAGTTGCCAATTTTCACAGGATAAACTTTGAGCGGCTAATCTCTCTCT
This sequence is a window from Acropora palmata chromosome 6, jaAcrPala1.3, whole genome shotgun sequence. Protein-coding genes within it:
- the LOC141883527 gene encoding uncharacterized protein LOC141883527 isoform X1 is translated as MKFSSHNLVHLNPECTCDIRFRQSIRTSAMNKSAMFAYLCAALALMSVSKCQGMKSNLVGGEEVLDTKQRPSATVNSTLLLRCDKKAIHLTRTSGTIRSPNYPHGYGKEMRCTWHLQVPRGFRIKVRFRRQFDIEKSPGCSKDHVMLSTTKQFRNPLIYCGNVRPHGIITPLNSVWIRFHSDNTTSGRGFYISYTSIDENECKRAVCTFPSLCRNTVGSYACDCPDGYANRGRKESTRCEDIDECRIANGRCDHKCINTDGGYYCMCRRGYKQAADGRRCRADQNECSSNNAGCSHICINSRATYRCACPPGFALHSNKKTCYPVISFNRDQYTVGLSENSRIDTVVTKVEANTFPLRHVITYQLLSENLWTPSLFAINPRTGEIVLKGRLDRRQKNTFLLQVQASFQVSNISNGSQYRSAKSFVLINVRKHQSGGHLAFSHTSYSLKVPCNTSQDTVIYRMHIANTNSFGNSRLRYRFQKRLDYFFITHHGKIKIQRSLLLLCYRTPPKSFKSTIIVRDTGTTKRNAYASITITVTPPGYLAKETAGIARQLRGTIIRLRTSHSDPKTERRR
- the LOC141883527 gene encoding uncharacterized protein LOC141883527 isoform X2; the protein is MKFSSHNLVHLNPECTCDIRFRQSIRTSAMNKSAMFAYLCAALALMSVSKCQGMKSNLVGGEEVLDTKQRPSATVNSTLLLRCDKKAIHLTRTSGTIRSPNYPHGYGKEMRCTWHLQVPRGFRIKVRFRRQFDIEKSPGCSKDHVMLSTTKQFRNPLIYCGNVRPHGIITPLNSVWIRFHSDNTTSGRGFYISYTSIDENECKRAVCTFPSLCRNTVGSYACDCPDGYANRGRKESTRCEDIDECRIANGRCDHKCINTDGGYYCMCRRGYKQAADGRRCRDQNECSSNNAGCSHICINSRATYRCACPPGFALHSNKKTCYPVISFNRDQYTVGLSENSRIDTVVTKVEANTFPLRHVITYQLLSENLWTPSLFAINPRTGEIVLKGRLDRRQKNTFLLQVQASFQVSNISNGSQYRSAKSFVLINVRKHQSGGHLAFSHTSYSLKVPCNTSQDTVIYRMHIANTNSFGNSRLRYRFQKRLDYFFITHHGKIKIQRSLLLLCYRTPPKSFKSTIIVRDTGTTKRNAYASITITVTPPGYLAKETAGIARQLRGTIIRLRTSHSDPKTERRR